From the Oncorhynchus keta strain PuntledgeMale-10-30-2019 chromosome 13, Oket_V2, whole genome shotgun sequence genome, the window GCATCAGGGGGAGGGAAAAGGCCACAAGAATAAAAAGGTTGACTGATTCTTGTTTTATTATTTTCAATCCTTGGAAGAAATGAGATGAGTACAAGGACAACTGGAAGTGTATGGTCTACACTAGCCTATGATTGTCACCCAGTGGCCAGCTACAGTACATGTGCATAACACCTACAAGTGTCAAGTCCCCCCTTTTCTAGGAATGTTTTCCAGTTGTTATGCACAAGGTAAAAACTAACATGAACCTCGAAGCAGACCTGGGTCATCTGGCCACTCTATGGTCTTAGGTTAGTGACCTGGACTGAAAGTCATCTGGCCACTCTATGGTCTTAGGTTAGTGACCTGGACTGAAAGTCATCTGGCCACTATGGTCTTAGGTTAGTGACCTGGACTGAAAGTCATCTGGCCACTATGGTCTTAGGTTAGTGACCTGGACTGAAAGTCATCTGGCCACTATGGTCTTAGGTTAGTGACCTGGACTGAAAGTCATCTGGCCACTATGGTCTTAGGTTAGTGACCTGGACTGAAAGTCATCTGGCCACTATGGTCTTAGGTTAGTGACCTGGACTGAAAGTCATCTGGCCACTCTATGGTCTTAGGTTAGTGACCCGGACTGAAAGTCATCTGGCCACTCTATGGTCTTAGGTTAGTGACCAGGACTGAAAGTCATCTGGCCACTCTATGGTCTTAGGTTAGTGACCTGGACTGAAAGTCATCTGGCCACTCTATGGTCTTAGGTTAGTGACCTGGACTGAAAGTCATCTGGCCACTATGGTCTTAGGTTAGTGACCTGGACTGAAAGTCATCTGGCCACTATGGTCTTAGGTTAGTGACCTGGACTGAAAGTCATCTGGCCACTCTATGGTCTTAGGTTAGTGACCTGGACTGAAAGTCATCTGGCCACTATGGTCTTAGGTTAGTGACCTGGACTGAAAGTCATCTGGCCACTCTATGGTCTTAGGTTAGTGACCTGGACTGAAAGTCATCTGGCCACTATGGTCTTAGGTTAGTGACCTGGACTGAAAGTCATCTGGCCACTATGGTCTTAGGTTAGTGACCTGGACTGAAAGTCATCTGGCCACTATGGTCTTAGGTTAGTGACCTGGACTGAAAGTCATCTGGCCACTATGGTCTTAGGTTAGTGACCTGGACTGAAAGTCATCTGGCCACTATGGTCTTAGGTTAGTGACCTGGACTGAAAGTCATCTGGCCACTCTATGGTCTTAGGTTAGTGACCTGGACTGAAAGTCATCTGGCCACTATGGTCTTAAGTTAGTGACCTGGACTGAAAGTCATCTGGCCACTATGGTCTTAGGTTAGTGACCCGGACTGAAAGTCACCTGGCCACTATGGTCTTAGGTTAGTGACCAGGACTGAAAGTCACCTGGCCACTATGGTCTTAGGTTAGTGACCTGGACTGAAAGTCATCTGGCCACTCTATGGTCTTAGGTTAGTGACCTGGACTGAAAGTCATCTGGCCACTATGGTCTTAGGTTAGTGACCTGGACTGAAAGTCACCTGGCCACTCTATGGTCTTAGGTTAGTGACCTGGACTGAAAGTCATCTGGCCACTCTATGGTCTTAGGTTAGTGACCTGGACTGAAAGTCACCTGGCCACTCTATGGTCTTAGGTTAGTGACCTGGACTGAAAGTCATCTGGCCACTCTATGGTCTTAGGTTAGTGACCTGGACTGAAAGTAATCTGGCCACTATGGTCTTAGGTTAGTGACCTGGACTGAAAGTCATCTGGCCACTCTATGGTCTTAGGTTAGTGACCTGGACTGAAAGTCATCTGGCCACTATGGTCTTAAGTTAGTGACCTGGACTGAAAGTCATCTGGCCACTATGGTCTTAGGTTAGTGACCCGGACAGAAAGTCACCTGGCCACTATGGTCTTAGGTTAGTGACCAGGACTGAAAGTCATCTGGCCACTCTATGGTCTTAGGTTAGTGACCTGGACTGAAAGTCATCTGGCCACTATGGTCTTAGGTTAGTGACCTGGACTGAAAGTCATCTGGCCACTATGGTCTTAGGTTAGTGACTCGGACTGAAATTCATCTGGCCACTATGGTTACTGGAGGTAACATAAGCTCACAAGATCGGTAATTGACAGATTCTACTCCAGGCAAAAGGTTTGCTAGAGTTGCTGCTTTGTGAACGGGAAATAGAGGAATTCCTTCTAATGCTTCTATGCACTGACCTATAATGCCTAGTCCATCTAGTGTTAGAATGTTGCTAACACCTCAGAACCCCATGGAACGATCAGCACTCAGATGGCAGCCATACAGCCactcacacacatccacacacacatccacgccAAACAAGCAGAATCCCACCTCAGCGATCACAAACAGAATTCCTACATACTGTGCATGTTACCTGTTCATATAAAGCTCTCACAGACACTTGGAGCACAAGTTTACTAAAGCAATCACAcatatcacacactcacacagtgtaATTTAATGCTCCGACTCCCACCGCGGCGAATCATGTCCATTTTGGCTGATCCCTTCTGTCCCTAAGACAAGGCCTCCCCTGTATTTATTATGCGGTCAACAGAATGGGAAGCGGACCGAAACAAATGATTCGCAAAACACACCCTGTTAGCTGTTGTTATTCTCATATTATAGATATTGTCGTAACAAGTTTGAGAGGACAATTAATCAAGCTCTAGAACTATTACTACTGAAAGACGTGAGAACAGAAACCAGAGGTGAATGGGGCGagccagaggaaaggagaggggaatggggcgagccagaggaaaggagaggggaatggggcgagccagaggaaaggagaggggaatggggcgagccagaggaaaggagaggggaatggggcgagccagaggaaaggagaggggaatggggcgagccagaggaaaggagagggaatgggggcgagccagaggaaaggagaggggaatggggcgagccagaggaaaggagaggggaatggggcgagccagaggaaaggagaggggaatggggcgagccagaggaaaggagaggggaatggggcgagccagaggaaaggagaggggaatggggcgagccagaggaaaggagaggggaatggggcgagccagaggaaaggagaggggaatggggcgagccagaggaaaggaggggaatgGGGCGagccagaggaaaggagaggggaatggggcgagccagaggaaaggagaggggaatggggcgagccagaggaaaggagaggggaatggggcgagccagaggaaaggagaggggaatggggcgagccagaggaaaggagaggggaatggggcgagccagaggaaaggagaggggaatggggcgagccagaggaaaggagaggggaatggggcgagccagaggaaaggagaggggaatggggcgagccagaggaaaggagaggggaatggggcgagccagaggaaaggagaggggaatggagcgagccagaggaaaggagaggggaatgaTGGATCTGtcttttttctctcctcctcttacttCACTCCCCCACTTCCCATCATCCCTCCTCCTGATTCAACGCTTTGGCTCTGATCGCTACTTTACAaaagagaggcaggggactgTGCAAGTGTACACACTACAAAGGAGCCGATGGCACCCTTccttctccactacagggacTGGTCGTCCGCTTTGAAATATTCCTCAGATGTCATTTCTATATACACCTTCTACAACTTTCCGTTACTGTTGTCCCGCTGTTTCTTGCTGCTGCCACCGCTGCTGTTGTAGAGGCTGGGGTTCCCCACTAGGTGGTGTGGCGCCATGCCAGCGTAGGGACCAGCTGCAGCAGCGTAGTTGAAGAGGGCAGGGAGGAAGGGCAACGGCTCCACCTTCTCCCCCCCGGGGGCCATCATGTTCAGAGCCATAGGCAGGGTGGCCAGGTTGTAGGGGTAGGCCAGCAGCTGCGGCCCGTAAAGCAGGTGGTAGGGGTCGGGGTAGAACGGCAGTTTGGCAAGATCCCCAGTAGGCACCATCTTCCCCAGCGGCCCGAAGGAGAGAGGCCCCGTCGGGTAGGACATGAGCAGGTTGTCCTCCTGCTTCTTGCCAGAGCGGTAGCCACCCTGGACGATGAGGGGCAGCGGGTAGTCCTGCATGGGGTATCCCCTGGCAGTGACCTCCCCTCTGTGAGGGTCACTCGATGGCGCTGGGGAGTGGTCCAGGGGCTCTTCTTCGGACGGTGTGGGGTCCCGGGGGAGCAGCAGGGCATGGGCAGAAGGGCGGTCGCTGCCACTGACCGACCCAGGGGGCAACTGAAACCTCCCGAGACCCTGTGTGCCACGCAGGGACTGGGCAACCTGTTGATTGGCCTGCATCAGCAGGTCCATAGCAGTGGGGAAGCGTCGGGGAAACTTGGAGGGCCGCCTCTGCAAGGGTGGGCTGTTAATAGCAGTTTGAATAGGTGTGTGTATCGGGGACGGTGCGGGACTAATCGGCTCCTCTTTGGGTACCAGGAGGGTCCCCTCCATGTCTCTGGGCTGCTCCTGTAGTGATGCTCCCCTTGACTGCTgagccctctccatctccctttctctctgcctctcccttcccagctctctgtccatctccctctccctctgcttcctCCTTCCCAGCTCTCTGTCCATATCCCtttccctctgcctccccctttccaactctctctccatatccTGTTCCCTTTCcagctctctcttcatctccctctcccattctctctgcctttccctctccacctccctctccctggcTAGAATCGAGGACATGGTCAGGTCTTGTGCTTGGTTGGGACTGGGGCTCCTGGACAAGGGTGGGACCCTGAGATCTTGGGCCACTGGTGATTTCTTAAAACCAGCATGATGGAGGAGGCCCATCccacatccctccctctgtccttttCCCACAATATCACCCTCCAGCTTCACACCACAGACCCCTTGGAGGGGCACTGTTGTCATGGCAACGGACAGAGGAGCAGCAGTATGGCTGATTCTCATCTGCAAGGTCGGGGCCATATTTGGAGAAGTAACAGGTGCAGGGCTGGTCCTCCTGTGGTTCTGCCCCTCCAGACTCCTCTTCCTGGGGGTCCGGTAGTCCAGACATTCAGCTCCGCTGCTCATGACCAGCACACCCTGGAGGGCCGAGGagcagcagagggagggagatggtgtCGGCCGGTCGGCTGTGGGGATCTCTGGAGGGGGCTGAATAATCTGAGGACTGGGCTCTCTGTCAGGAATGGGAGTTGTGAGTTCATTAAGTTCTTTGAGTTCAGGGCCGCTGCACAGTGTTGGAGTTTGGTGCTCTGCTTTCACCTCGCTAGGCTGGCTCGCGCACTGCAGCGGCCCTATGGCCTCGCTACTATGCTGTGTCTCTGGGATAGGGTAGCTGATAACGGGGACAGAGTGAACAATGGGAACATGGTCCCTCGTGGTGTCTACGTCTTTGCTAACAGTGCTAACTgttgtctctgctgctgctgctgctgtttttGACTCTGTTTGcgtctcctccttttctctctccggGGAGCTGCTTAACTCGTGGCGCCTCACGTGGCGGTTTAGCGCTGAGGATGTCTTGCACACCTTATGGCACTGGGGACAGGTGTGTCTCGCCAATGACCTCCTGCTTAGGCAACTTGGACTTCCCTTTCCTAGTATaaccctctctctcgccctgtctACCTCTGTTAActccgtctctgtctccatgCCCTCATCTCGAGACTGACACCCCGCTCGGGATGGCACAGACGAGGGGTTGGGGGCTTTGGGGTGCTGGGCTCTCTGGTGGTCCTCTAGTTGGTCCCTGGAAGGGAAGGGGGCCCTACAGAGGAGGCACACAAACTCCAGCAGGTGGCTAAGCTCGTGTTTATCCCGCTTCCTGGAACTGGAGAACCAGCGACCACACGTATCGCACTCCGACGCACTTCCATCGGACCAGAGCCGGCGTTTTGTGTCCATAGGGGGGACTGAGGTAGACAATGGGGGCTGGGGAGAGACCAGGGGAGGATCAGCGAGCTTAAGGTGGGCTTCCCCgatttcttcctccccctctttgtCCTTCTCTTTTGAAGGTATAGAGGATGTACTGAACGATTCAGgtgcctctccctcctcctgcacCATGTGATCTTTCACCTCCCCCACTTCCTGCTCCACCTCATCCATCTTTCCATCCTCCTTCTCTTGGTCTTCCTTATTCACATGGTCCATGAGTCTCTCTGCCCTCCTCATTAGCCGGAGGGAGCGTTTGTAGTGGAGTTTGCGTTGCCAGTTCTTTGTTTTGTGGGCATGAGGGGCCTTCCTCTTGGGCTTGTATGAGTAGTAGGGCCTCCAGAGGTTGTCCTCATCATCCTCACTCTGCCCCTGCTTGCGCACCTCCTGGCGGAAGTAGTACTCTCTGACCTTGCCCGTGGCTTTTGGGCTTTTCTTCCGGCTGTCcccctctccattttctctctccccatctcctcctctctccccctcagcttCGACACTAGAGCTGCGATGGGAGCGGtgtttgtggtggtggtggtgggagtggCGAGGTTCCTTGGAGTCATGTGGGGAGGAGTCCATCCTTTTGGCTCTGGAAGGAGGGGGGCTCCTGTCCCTCTTGAGGTCCGTCTCGGAGATGCTGCGTTTGACCATGGCCTCCTCGCCTATCCGCACCGTGATCTGGCACAGCGGCCCGGCCCCTTTGCCCTCTGACCCTGTGGACAACTGTTTGGCTGAGGAGCTGTCACTCTTGCTGTGCCCCTTGCGGGACTTATGATGGGACCTAACTGTTTCtgacctcctctccccctcctctgtggCATCTGAACTATCCACTAATTTAGCTCTCTTCCTATGGCTCTCCGTACTTTCCCTGTGAATTTTAACAGGCTTTGCACTGACCTTGGGGAGTGTCTGGCTGTTGCTAGCTTCAGGGGAGGGACTGCTCAGGGGGCCTTTCCCGGCCCCAGAGGTGACCTGGTTGCTATGGACAATGACGGATGGCGCCGCTGTGCCATGCACTATGACGGAGGGCTTGGAGTGGCCGTATGTGATGACAGAAGACAAACCCAACTCTGGGCTACCGCTGACCTTTGGAGTTTTGACTTTGTTACGAACGGATGCTTTGGAGCTGCTGCCACAGCTATCTACctgctctgactctgtctctctgtcagctaCTCTCCCTAAGGCCATACCTGTTAGGGAGGGGGGCAGTGTGGGGATCTCTCCCTGCTCTAGGCCCACTGAGAGGGGGAAGCCAGCAGGGAACTCGTCAGGGTCAGACTTCACACCCTTGGGTAGAGAGCAACTGATGAGGCTGTGAAGGTCCAGGGAGCCGGGCAGGCTGCAGTCCAGGGGCTGAGGCAAGGGGACGGCAGAGGGGTCAGACGGGGGCAGCAGCAGGCTGTTGGCCAGGGAGTCACTGTAGGTCTTGTAGGGTCTCTTCTGGGAACGCATAGGAAGCAGGCGGTAGAACTTGAGGGCATTGACCTTCTGCTTGTAACCGCCGTTGACTGTCTTTTCGCTGGAGATGAGGCCCGGGCTGATGCCGTGGAAAGCCTTCTGGTGGGTTTTCAGGTTGTAGTACGTTGCAAAGGCCTCCCAGCAGAAGATGCACTGGTAGCGTCGCTCGCCCGTGTGCCACACCTCGTGCTTGGTGCGGTACTCGGCCAAGGCGAACACCTTGTCACAGAAGTGGCAGGGATACTTGCGGCGCCACGAGTGCACGTTGGAGTGACGCTTGAGGCTGGACAGGGTCATGTAGGAGCGCTCGCACACCGAGCAGAAGTAGATGACATGGCCGTCCACCACCTTGACGAAGTGGTCCTCGTCCCCCACCAGCTCTGACACGTCGCCTTCATGCCGAACCAGGAGACCTCGCCCTTTTTTCCCTTTCCCAGGCTTCATATCCTCTTCACTTGCCCCCACAAtctgtcctccctccaccctaACCTCCCCTTCCTCCAGGGGCTCCTCTTTGGCCAGGATGGGGAGAAGGGGGATGCTAGATGGGAGGGCCGGGTTCAGAGCGTGCGTGCAGGAGGCCTCGTGGGACTGCAGTCTCTTGTTGTGGATGAAGGCTTTGCCACAGTGCTGGCAGCTGAGGGCCCGGCCGCCACGGTGCAGCCGCATGTGGGCCGTGAGAGACAAGGCGGAGCTGAAGAGGCGGTGGCACACCCCACATATCAGCTCTGGCTCGGGGCCATctgggggggtggaggaggagtgaggaggaagAGTGAAAGACTCAgaggggtgaggaagaggaggagaaaggtggAGGTTGGGTGGACGTAGGTTTGTTCCAACTTGGGGGCTGCTCACCCTCCCTCCTTTTTTCCCTGTTTTCTCCTTTCTGTCTGTGCCCCGCCCCCCCTGGCCCCGATAGGCCACGGTACTCAGGTTGAACAGGATCTGTGCAGTCTTTGAGGGTGAGGCCGTGCCATTGGTCAGTCTGTGACCCTCCCCTGGGTAACCACCTAAAGGCCCATTGGAAGACCTGGGGGGGAACCTGTGGAACTGGGAGTCCAGACCGGCTTTGAAAAGAGGTGGGGGGGATTTGATGTCCTTTTTGACCAGTGCGGTAAGATCcataggagaggaagaggaggaaggggaagaggaggcggaggaagAGGACGGGGAGCTGTCCCGCTGGGGGGGGTTAAAGGGCCGCCGTTTGTCTGTGGTGGTGGCATCCAGTTTCCACGCTGACACCTCGTTGGACGCCTTGGAGGCTGAGGAGGAGTGTCGGCGGCGGGGGTAGGATGTGGCTGAGGAGGGGCGGTGGTTGTGAACGGTGAGGGCGGCGGGCAGGGCGGCACTGAGGGGGAAGCTGAGGGTGATCTTAGCGTTCTCGGGGCCGTCTGCCTCATCATTCATCAGCCCCTCCATCATGGCCTCCCCTCCTCGGCACTGCCGGCTTTTACCCTTCATCTGCCCTGGTTccgcctcctcttcttcctcaacCAGATTGGTCAAGATGGGCACCCTAAGGCTGAGGCCCGCCTCCGACAGATGCCTGGTCCCCTTGGAGCCCTTGCGGGCAACACGGGAGGAGTAGATGAAGTCAAGCAGGTTGGACAGCACACAGGACTGGAGGTTAGGCAGGTCCAGCTCAGCCCCCTGGATGAGCCTGGAAGAGGGGGTAGACGGCGGGTGGTGGCTGCCTAATACAGGAGTCGTAGGCGGTGGGGAAGACGTCGACAGCAGCAGCTGGCGGAAGTACTGGCAGCAGGCGGCCAACTTGGCGTCGCTGGTGGCGATGAGGTTGACGTCACAGAAGAGGGTGGGCCCGGCGGGCAGGCGCTGCTCGTTCAGGCGTAGCAAGAAGAGACCTGCGTGGAGGGGGTCCAACACCTCCAGCCAGGACACCATGACCAGCCCCCAAAACCTGCGAAACGACAAGAAGAGATGAGTGTTACAGCTAGAATGGATCCCTGCATGCGAGTTTTGTAAGTGGCTGTGGATAAGCACTACATTTGAATGTATTATACAAGAAAGAAAATGCCGATTCCTATCCAAAAAAAGATTCCTTCATGATGCTAAGGAAACGATGCTAAGGAAACGATGCTAAGGAAACGATGCTAAGGAAACGATGCTAAGGAAACAATGCTAAGGAAACAATGCTAAGGAAACGATGCTAAGGAAACAATGCTAAGGAAACGATGCTAAGGAAATGATGCTAAGGAAATGCTTAAGTTGCTTAAGAGCGCAACAAACGTCAGCTGATATTAAAATCCAAAAAGGAATGGCgagagcagggaaagagagaagaagaaggaataTGTGGTAATGCTGGTTTAGATTTCAGCACACAGAGACTGGAAAGAAATTCCAGGGATCCATCTTGGCTGTGTCACAACATTCACGTCACCTAATTGGAAGGCGTTCAGATTTAATCAAGATTCCCTTGGAATAGAGTGTCGACTTGCATCCCATAGCCCTGTGGACTTAAAACAAATAGGTCCCGTTTAACAGACATGGTGGGGGGGAAAGGGGAGTGATTCTCATCACAGCCTGCTGGCCCATTCCTGGTAGTGGTCAGAATCTGCCGGCCATGACTCTAACCATTA encodes:
- the LOC118391912 gene encoding zinc finger and BTB domain-containing protein 38-like is translated as MVSWLEVLDPLHAGLFLLRLNEQRLPAGPTLFCDVNLIATSDAKLAACCQYFRQLLLSTSSPPPTTPVLGSHHPPSTPSSRLIQGAELDLPNLQSCVLSNLLDFIYSSRVARKGSKGTRHLSEAGLSLRVPILTNLVEEEEEAEPGQMKGKSRQCRGGEAMMEGLMNDEADGPENAKITLSFPLSAALPAALTVHNHRPSSATSYPRRRHSSSASKASNEVSAWKLDATTTDKRRPFNPPQRDSSPSSSSASSSPSSSSSPMDLTALVKKDIKSPPPLFKAGLDSQFHRFPPRSSNGPLGGYPGEGHRLTNGTASPSKTAQILFNLSTVAYRGQGGRGTDRKEKTGKKGGRVSSPQVGTNLRPPNLHLSPPLPHPSESFTLPPHSSSTPPDGPEPELICGVCHRLFSSALSLTAHMRLHRGGRALSCQHCGKAFIHNKRLQSHEASCTHALNPALPSSIPLLPILAKEEPLEEGEVRVEGGQIVGASEEDMKPGKGKKGRGLLVRHEGDVSELVGDEDHFVKVVDGHVIYFCSVCERSYMTLSSLKRHSNVHSWRRKYPCHFCDKVFALAEYRTKHEVWHTGERRYQCIFCWEAFATYYNLKTHQKAFHGISPGLISSEKTVNGGYKQKVNALKFYRLLPMRSQKRPYKTYSDSLANSLLLPPSDPSAVPLPQPLDCSLPGSLDLHSLISCSLPKGVKSDPDEFPAGFPLSVGLEQGEIPTLPPSLTGMALGRVADRETESEQVDSCGSSSKASVRNKVKTPKVSGSPELGLSSVITYGHSKPSVIVHGTAAPSVIVHSNQVTSGAGKGPLSSPSPEASNSQTLPKVSAKPVKIHRESTESHRKRAKLVDSSDATEEGERRSETVRSHHKSRKGHSKSDSSSAKQLSTGSEGKGAGPLCQITVRIGEEAMVKRSISETDLKRDRSPPPSRAKRMDSSPHDSKEPRHSHHHHHKHRSHRSSSVEAEGERGGDGERENGEGDSRKKSPKATGKVREYYFRQEVRKQGQSEDDEDNLWRPYYSYKPKRKAPHAHKTKNWQRKLHYKRSLRLMRRAERLMDHVNKEDQEKEDGKMDEVEQEVGEVKDHMVQEEGEAPESFSTSSIPSKEKDKEGEEEIGEAHLKLADPPLVSPQPPLSTSVPPMDTKRRLWSDGSASECDTCGRWFSSSRKRDKHELSHLLEFVCLLCRAPFPSRDQLEDHQRAQHPKAPNPSSVPSRAGCQSRDEGMETETELTEVDRARERVILGKGSPSCLSRRSLARHTCPQCHKVCKTSSALNRHVRRHELSSSPEREKEETQTESKTAAAAAETTVSTVSKDVDTTRDHVPIVHSVPVISYPIPETQHSSEAIGPLQCASQPSEVKAEHQTPTLCSGPELKELNELTTPIPDREPSPQIIQPPPEIPTADRPTPSPSLCCSSALQGVLVMSSGAECLDYRTPRKRSLEGQNHRRTSPAPVTSPNMAPTLQMRISHTAAPLSVAMTTVPLQGVCGVKLEGDIVGKGQREGCGMGLLHHAGFKKSPVAQDLRVPPLSRSPSPNQAQDLTMSSILAREREVERERQREWEREMKRELEREQDMERELERGRQRERDMDRELGRRKQREREMDRELGRERQREREMERAQQSRGASLQEQPRDMEGTLLVPKEEPISPAPSPIHTPIQTAINSPPLQRRPSKFPRRFPTAMDLLMQANQQVAQSLRGTQGLGRFQLPPGSVSGSDRPSAHALLLPRDPTPSEEEPLDHSPAPSSDPHRGEVTARGYPMQDYPLPLIVQGGYRSGKKQEDNLLMSYPTGPLSFGPLGKMVPTGDLAKLPFYPDPYHLLYGPQLLAYPYNLATLPMALNMMAPGGEKVEPLPFLPALFNYAAAAGPYAGMAPHHLVGNPSLYNSSGGSSKKQRDNSNGKL